CCTGAAGTAATCGATTTAGCCAATTTTTGTCGGGCGATGGGGGCGCGGATTAAGGGAGCAGGAACTAATACTATTAGCATCGATGGAGTTAAAAGCTTACACGCTGTTGAATATGAGATTATTCCCGATCGCATTGAAGCGGGTACCTTTTTGGTCGCAGGAGCAATAACTCAATCAGCAATCACTCTTTCACCAGTTATTCCCGAACATCTAACCGCGGTAATCGCTAAACTTGAAGCGATGGGAGCTAAGATTATCTCAACCGAACACCAAAGCTTAAGTATTATACCAGGAGACTTATATCCTATCGATATAGAAACTATGCCCTATCCCGGGTTCCCTACAGATATGCAAGCTCAATTTATGGCTCTTTTGAGTATCGTACCCGGTAATAGTATTATCTCAGAAACTGTCTTTGAAAATCGTCTGCATCATGTAGCCGAACTCAATCGCATGGGTGCTAACATCCGTCTCAAAGGTAACCACGCATTCATCTCAGGAGTACCCCAATTATCCGGTGCACCTGTAATGGCTACGGATTTAAGAGCGAGTGCGGCCTTAGTATTAGCGGGTTTAGCTGCTGAGGGTACTACTACTATGCAAGGATTACATCATCTTGATCGGGGGTACGATCATCTTGAAGGCAAACTTAGGAGTTTGGGTGCTAATATTCACAGAATCACAGAGTTTCAATAACTTAAGGATTTTTACCCCTTTATCCTGCGCTCCGCGCTATACATCTAATACTTTTTAATCATTGTTGCGCGTCTAATTTGAGCTTGAGCTAAAAGAGAGTCAGCAAAAGTGATCGCATCTTGATCCGCTTGTCCTCCACTGAGTTGAGCTAATTCCTCTCTTCTTTGTTGATGATTGCTCAAATTAAAAACACGCACTACAGTACGTAAATCCTGCTCCTGGACAATCTGTTTTTCTACTCGAAAGTGAATATCAGCCATAGCAGCTATTAAGGGTTGATGAGTAACGCATAAAACCTGATGTATGTGACTCAGAGAATGTAATTGATTAGCGATCGCCTGAGCCACTTTTCCCGATACTCCCACGTCAATCTCGTCGAAAATCAGCGTTTTACTACCGATTTTTGCATTGACAAAGCAAGTCTTCAGGGCGAGTAAAAACCTGCTCATTTCACCTCCTGAAGCTGTCAGAGACAATGGTTGTATTTTCTCTCCCGGATTAGGACTAAAATAGTACACAACTTGATCTCCACCCGTACCATTGATAGAAGCGCTAAAAATACGACAAGCAAAAACCACTTTTTCCATACCTAGGGGTTTAAGTTCCTTAGTCAGTTGTTCTTCTAATTTACTCGCCGCTTCTTGTCTAAGTAAGGTCAGGGCGCTACAAGCTTGGGTTAGATCAGCTTGAGCTTTGGTATATTCTTGTTCTAGAGTTTCCAGACTCTGACTGTCTTCGTTAATTTCTTCTAGTTCCCTCGCTAGATTCTCCGCGTAGGCTAAAACTTCGGCTAAACTTGGTCCATACTTACGGCAAATACGTTTTAGCTGTTGAATTCTCTCCTCTACTTGTTCTAAATAATGAGGATCGGCTTCTAAGCTTTCACCATAAACCTGTATTTGCTGTCCTGCTTCCACTACTTGAGTCAAAGCATTGCTCACCATTTCCCAAAGAGATTCTAGATTACCATCATACTTAAGCATATCTTTAAGTATCACCTCAGCATCTCCCAAGAAATCTGAAGCCGCTCTTTCGCCTCGTTCGTTTTGATAGAGTAATTGATAGAGTTGATAACTTAATTGCTGCAATTCTACCACGTGCGCTAAACGTTCCTTGGTTTGTTCGAGTTGTTCGAGTTCCTCCCCATCGGTTAAACCCACCGCGGTTAATTCTTGTGACTGATATCTAATTAAATCTAGTCTTTGTAAGCGTTCTTGTTCCGATTGCCGTCTTTTTGCTAAACTCTGAGTCAGTTTTTGACAAATATCATAAGCAGAACTTACTCTTTCCCTTTGGGCGATTAACTCTACACCTCCGTATAAATCCAGCAACTGTCGCTGTTTTTCTGGGATCATCAACTCTACCGTTTGTCCTTGAGCAGTGATTTCCAAAAGGCGATCGCGTATCTGCAAAACTAACTGACGATTAACTAGTACTCCATTAACTCGAAAGCGAGAGCGTAAATTATCTTTAGCTATAATTATTTCTCGGCTACAAACTACCGTATCTTCTTCTAGAGGATCGAGTTCTTGTTCTTGAAACCATTTCTGTGTCTGTATATCTGGTCTAAAAATTGCTTCGATTAGCGCTCGTTGTTCACCCTGTCTTACCAAGCGTTGATTAACTTTACCTCCTAAAACTACGTCAATGGCGTCTAAAACAATCGATTTACCCGCTCCAGTTTCACCCGTGAGTACATTTAAGCCAGGACCCAACTCTAGCTCTAAATAGTCAATTAGAGCGAAATTTTTAATCCTCAGAGAATCAAGCATAATAAGAGATTTAAGATTTTATTCATGATTCAGACCAAAAATTGTTACAATAATTTACATATGTTTGAGCGATAATAATTAAGCTTATGAGTCCACAAACCATATCCACACCCATAGAATTCTACCCGATCAGAACCCGTAAAACCCACATAGAAAACTTGGGTCCAGTGGATAACGCCGAGCCTGAAAGTTGGCGCTACCAACCGGAGAAAATTAACGCTTACTATCGTTCTCGTCCTTTGGCTGTTATAGCCAGATTTAGCAAAATTTGTTTAACGTTTGGCTGGTTTTTTTTCAGTCTGTGGTGGGATAAAATCAGCGGCAAATCGAACATCAAACAAAAAATACGAGCAGTTAGCCTAAGAAAAATTATAACAGAACTAGGACCTACCTACATTAAGATTGGACAAGCTTTATCAACTCGTCCTGATCTAGTACCTCCGGTTTATCTGGAAGAACTAACGCAACTGCAGGATCAACTTCCCTCCTTTCCTAACGAAGTAGCCTATAAATTTATTGAAGAAGAATTAGGGGCGCCTCCAGAGCAAATCTACGCCGAATTATCCCCTCAACCTATCGCCGCGGCTTCTTTGGGACAGGTGTACAAAGCCAAACTGAAAACTGGTGAAACCGTAGCGGTAAAAGTGCAGCGTCCGGATTTAATTCGTCGTATTACCTTAGATATATACATTATGCGTTTGCTAGCTACCTGGGCGAAGCAGAACTTCAGTTGGCTACGCTCTGACTTAGTGGGGATTACTGACGAATTAGCCTCAAGAATCTTTGAAGAGATTGACTATGGACAAGAAGGACGCAACGCCGAGAGATTTGCTCAGCTTTATGGTAAATTGCCAGAAATCTACGTTCCTCGGATTTATTGGGAATATACCGGACGTCGGGTGTTAACCATGGAGTGGATTAACGGCACTAAGTTAACTAATATTCAAGCCATTCAAGCCCAAGGTATTGACGCCACTCATCTAGTGGAAGTGGGGGTAGAGTGTTCTCTACGTCAGTTATTAGAGCATGGGTTCTTTCACGCTGATCCTCATCCAGGGAACCTGTTAGCTATGCCCGATGGAAGATTAGCTTATCTCGACTTTGGTATGATGAGTGAGATCAAACCCTACCAACGTTATGGTTTAATAGAAGCAGTAGTACACTTGGTCAACCGTGATTTTGAAGCCTTGGCTCAAGATTATATCAAGTTAGAATTTTTAACCCCTGATACGGATTTGACTCCTATTGTTCCGGCTTTAACTCAGGTATTTAATAACGCTTTAGGAGCTAGCGTAGCGGAATTAAACTTTAAAAGTATTACTGATCAAATGTCAGCGATGATGTATGAGTTTCCCTTTAGGGTTCCCGCTTATTACGCTCTAATCATTCGCTCGATGGTAACTCTAGAGGGGATTGCTATCGGTATCGATCCCGAGTTCAAAGTACTCAGTAAAGCTTATCCCTACGTCGCTAAACGATTACTCACAGATCCAGCGCCAGAATTGCGCGCGTCGTTGAAAGATTTGTTGTTTAAAGACGGGAGTTTTCGCTGGAATCGCCTGGAAAACTTGCTGCGTAACGCTCGGATTTCCCAAGACTACGATTTTGATCAAGTTATAGACCAAGGTATAGAATTCCTGTTTTCAGAAAGGGGAGCATTCATTCGCGATCGCCTAGCCAATGAAATCGTTAACGTAGTGGACATTTGGGGACGTCGTACCTGGTTCAACTGGTCTACTTTGGTGCGTCAGCAAGTGGGCATAGCCGTTACTGAAACACAAGAACAACTTCCAAATAATACTCAAACCGCAGAGCACGTGCGCAATATTGTGGCCATTTTGAGAGATACACCGGGTTTCGAACCAATAAAACTAGTTAATTTGTTGAATAAAATAATTAGCAAATCAGAAACTCAACAATTAGGTCAAAAAGTGGTAGAAGGATTAGCTCAAAAAGCCGCAGCTCGTCTAATTCGTCAACTCTTTATCGAAGGAGACAATCTGATCATTTATAATCCTACCAAATCAACTTTACCATCAGCGGCTTTACGTTGAGATCGGACGGGGATACTTTAAAATTGCTATGTAGGTAATTTGAACCCCAATGAATGAGTAAACCGAAAATTATTGTCCTCGATGACGATCCCACTGGTTCCCAAACGGTCCATAGTTGTCTGCTACTGATGCAGTGGGATGTGGATACTCTGCGCCTGGGTATCTCCGATGCTTCACCCTTATTCTTTATCTTAACCAATACCAGAGCTCTGACTCCCGAACAAGCGGCACAAGTAACCAGTGAAGTGTGCGATCGCTTAAAAATAGCTTTAGCAGCAGAGGGAGTTCAAGATTTTCTGGTAGTTAGTCGTTCTGACTCCACCCTCAGAGGACATTATCCCCTTGAAACCGACGTTATCGCCGCCAAACTAGGGAATTTTGACGCCCATTTTCTAATCCCCGCTTTTTTCGAAGGCGGTAGGATCACCCGCGACAGCGTTCACTATCTGTTAGTAGATGGTGTACTCACCCCTGTACATCAGACAGAATTCGCCCGTGATTCTGTTTTTGGTTACAGCCATAGCTATTTACCCGATTATGTAGCTGAAAAAACCCAAGGCTCAATTCCCGCCGAAAAAGTAATCAGACTTCTTACCCCAGATATGCGTCGGGGCAGTTTTGACCAACTGATGGCCTTAAAAAACAATCAATGCGTAGTCGTAGACGCAGAAACTCAAGAAGACTTAGATCAATTTGCTCAAGACATTCTCTCTGCAAGTTCCCAAGGAAAACGCTTTCTCTTTCGCAGCGCCGCTAGTTTACTCACCTCTTTAGCTCAACTTGGTCCACAACCGATTCCTGGGATAGAGATGGGCAAATACAAACCTACTCGCCAACCAGGAGTAGTTATAGTAGGTTCTCACGTCAATAAAACTACGCAGCAGTTACATAAATTACTACAAGAACCGGGGGTTGCTCCAATTCTCATAGATGTTGTTAAACTTAAACAACAGCCTGAGTCTAGAGCTAATTTACTAGCAGAA
This genomic window from Gloeocapsa sp. PCC 73106 contains:
- the murA gene encoding UDP-N-acetylglucosamine 1-carboxyvinyltransferase — protein: MIQAPPLSLAFDQNSVLQITGKARLSGSVKISGAKNSALAIMAGALLCADHCRLTNVPSLLDIERMSQVLTSLGIKITKTGHTLEIETQNLQQYDAPYDLVSQLRASFFIIGPLLTRLGIARIPLPGGCAIGARPVDLHVRGLQSMGADVHIEHGVVHAYVKGKGNRLKGTRIYLDYPSVGATETLMMAATLADGETTLENAAQEPEVIDLANFCRAMGARIKGAGTNTISIDGVKSLHAVEYEIIPDRIEAGTFLVAGAITQSAITLSPVIPEHLTAVIAKLEAMGAKIISTEHQSLSIIPGDLYPIDIETMPYPGFPTDMQAQFMALLSIVPGNSIISETVFENRLHHVAELNRMGANIRLKGNHAFISGVPQLSGAPVMATDLRASAALVLAGLAAEGTTTMQGLHHLDRGYDHLEGKLRSLGANIHRITEFQ
- the recN gene encoding DNA repair protein RecN; protein product: MLDSLRIKNFALIDYLELELGPGLNVLTGETGAGKSIVLDAIDVVLGGKVNQRLVRQGEQRALIEAIFRPDIQTQKWFQEQELDPLEEDTVVCSREIIIAKDNLRSRFRVNGVLVNRQLVLQIRDRLLEITAQGQTVELMIPEKQRQLLDLYGGVELIAQRERVSSAYDICQKLTQSLAKRRQSEQERLQRLDLIRYQSQELTAVGLTDGEELEQLEQTKERLAHVVELQQLSYQLYQLLYQNERGERAASDFLGDAEVILKDMLKYDGNLESLWEMVSNALTQVVEAGQQIQVYGESLEADPHYLEQVEERIQQLKRICRKYGPSLAEVLAYAENLARELEEINEDSQSLETLEQEYTKAQADLTQACSALTLLRQEAASKLEEQLTKELKPLGMEKVVFACRIFSASINGTGGDQVVYYFSPNPGEKIQPLSLTASGGEMSRFLLALKTCFVNAKIGSKTLIFDEIDVGVSGKVAQAIANQLHSLSHIHQVLCVTHQPLIAAMADIHFRVEKQIVQEQDLRTVVRVFNLSNHQQRREELAQLSGGQADQDAITFADSLLAQAQIRRATMIKKY
- a CDS encoding AarF/ABC1/UbiB kinase family protein, coding for MSPQTISTPIEFYPIRTRKTHIENLGPVDNAEPESWRYQPEKINAYYRSRPLAVIARFSKICLTFGWFFFSLWWDKISGKSNIKQKIRAVSLRKIITELGPTYIKIGQALSTRPDLVPPVYLEELTQLQDQLPSFPNEVAYKFIEEELGAPPEQIYAELSPQPIAAASLGQVYKAKLKTGETVAVKVQRPDLIRRITLDIYIMRLLATWAKQNFSWLRSDLVGITDELASRIFEEIDYGQEGRNAERFAQLYGKLPEIYVPRIYWEYTGRRVLTMEWINGTKLTNIQAIQAQGIDATHLVEVGVECSLRQLLEHGFFHADPHPGNLLAMPDGRLAYLDFGMMSEIKPYQRYGLIEAVVHLVNRDFEALAQDYIKLEFLTPDTDLTPIVPALTQVFNNALGASVAELNFKSITDQMSAMMYEFPFRVPAYYALIIRSMVTLEGIAIGIDPEFKVLSKAYPYVAKRLLTDPAPELRASLKDLLFKDGSFRWNRLENLLRNARISQDYDFDQVIDQGIEFLFSERGAFIRDRLANEIVNVVDIWGRRTWFNWSTLVRQQVGIAVTETQEQLPNNTQTAEHVRNIVAILRDTPGFEPIKLVNLLNKIISKSETQQLGQKVVEGLAQKAAARLIRQLFIEGDNLIIYNPTKSTLPSAALR
- a CDS encoding four-carbon acid sugar kinase family protein, with protein sequence MSKPKIIVLDDDPTGSQTVHSCLLLMQWDVDTLRLGISDASPLFFILTNTRALTPEQAAQVTSEVCDRLKIALAAEGVQDFLVVSRSDSTLRGHYPLETDVIAAKLGNFDAHFLIPAFFEGGRITRDSVHYLLVDGVLTPVHQTEFARDSVFGYSHSYLPDYVAEKTQGSIPAEKVIRLLTPDMRRGSFDQLMALKNNQCVVVDAETQEDLDQFAQDILSASSQGKRFLFRSAASLLTSLAQLGPQPIPGIEMGKYKPTRQPGVVIVGSHVNKTTQQLHKLLQEPGVAPILIDVVKLKQQPESRANLLAETKDQVQKVHNSGKTPVIYTSREEITFASITERLNFGISVSSLLMDIVQELPRTISFLISKGGITSNDVLSQGLGLISARLLGQIIPGCSIVQTPPEHSRFPNLPVVLFPGNVGDQDGLVTVYRRLN